From Herbiconiux flava, one genomic window encodes:
- the carA gene encoding glutamine-hydrolyzing carbamoyl-phosphate synthase small subunit, with protein sequence MTTEPAVLVLEDGRRFEGRAYGARGRTLGEAVFATGMTGYQETLTDPSYAGQIVMQTAPHIGNTGVNDTDKESAKIWVAGYVVRDPSRVVSNFRAQRSLDDDLETDGVVGISGIDTRAVTRHIRSAGAMRAGIFSGAEYELSATEQLGAVRAGAEMAGQKLSSVVSTRERYQVPAVGERVGSVAVLDLGVKTSTLNYLAERGLDVEVLPESVTVDEVLELAPDALFYSNGPGDPEASESHVELLREVLKSGVPYFGICFGNQLLGRALGFGTYKLPFGHRGINQPVLDKLTGRVEITSQNHGFAVDAPREGVVDSPAGFGRVEVSHVSLNDDVVEGIRCLDIDAFSVQYHPEAAAGPHDSMYLFDRFREMVLARRESPDGQLPTASSEGDHE encoded by the coding sequence ATCACAACCGAACCCGCCGTGCTCGTGCTGGAAGACGGTCGGCGCTTCGAGGGCCGAGCCTACGGAGCCCGCGGGCGCACCCTCGGCGAGGCCGTCTTCGCCACCGGCATGACCGGCTACCAGGAGACGCTGACCGACCCCTCCTACGCCGGCCAGATCGTCATGCAGACCGCGCCGCACATCGGCAACACGGGCGTCAACGACACCGACAAGGAGTCGGCGAAGATCTGGGTCGCTGGCTACGTCGTGCGCGACCCCTCCCGCGTCGTGTCGAACTTCCGTGCCCAGCGCAGCCTCGACGACGACCTCGAGACCGACGGGGTGGTGGGCATCTCGGGCATCGACACCCGTGCGGTCACCCGCCACATCCGCAGCGCCGGCGCCATGCGCGCGGGCATCTTCTCGGGCGCGGAGTACGAGCTCTCCGCCACCGAGCAGCTCGGCGCCGTGCGCGCCGGTGCCGAGATGGCCGGCCAGAAGCTGTCGAGCGTCGTGTCGACCCGCGAGCGCTACCAGGTGCCCGCCGTCGGCGAGCGCGTCGGCTCGGTCGCGGTGCTCGACCTGGGCGTCAAGACCTCCACGCTGAACTACCTCGCCGAGCGCGGGCTCGACGTCGAGGTGCTGCCCGAGTCGGTCACGGTCGACGAGGTGCTCGAGCTCGCTCCGGATGCCCTCTTCTACAGCAACGGCCCGGGCGACCCCGAGGCCTCCGAGAGCCATGTCGAGCTGCTGCGCGAGGTGCTGAAGAGCGGCGTGCCCTACTTCGGCATCTGCTTCGGCAACCAGCTGCTCGGACGGGCGCTCGGCTTCGGCACCTACAAGCTGCCCTTCGGGCACCGCGGCATCAACCAGCCCGTGCTCGACAAGCTCACCGGCCGGGTCGAGATCACCAGCCAGAACCACGGCTTCGCCGTCGACGCGCCCCGCGAGGGCGTCGTCGACTCGCCCGCCGGCTTCGGACGGGTCGAGGTGAGCCACGTCAGCCTGAACGACGACGTGGTCGAGGGCATCCGCTGCCTCGACATCGACGCCTTCTCGGTGCAGTACCACCCCGAGGCCGCCGCCGGCCCGCACGACTCCATGTACCTGTTCGACCGCTTCCGCGAGATGGTGCTCGCGCGACGCGAGTCGCCCGACGGCCAGCTTCCCACCGCTTCCTCCGAAGGAGACCA
- a CDS encoding dihydroorotase: protein MSEQSYLLKGATLPSGAGADILIEAGRIVSTTTGAVAAGATVVDAAGLVALPGLVDLHTHLREPGFEQSETVLTGTRAAAAGGFTAVFAMANTLPVSDTAGVVEQVQALGRAAGYATVRPIGAVTVGLGGERLSEIGAMAQSRAGVRVFSDDGKCVHDSLLMRRALEYVKTFDGVIAQHAQDPRLTENAQMNEGSLSSELGLKGWPAVAEESIIARDVLLAEHVGARLHICHLSTAGSVDVIRWAKARGIQVTAEATPHHLLLTEELIRSYDARYKVNPPLRRDEDVQALREAVADGTIDIIATDHAPHPREAKECEWDAAAFGMVGLESALPVVQTALVDTGLLDWAGVARVLSQAPAAIGRLERHSHAFEDGAPANVTLVDPTASSVFDLERLHGRSQNSPYLGATLSGSVRWTFHEGFATLRDGVLAPVGEAADAADAAVR from the coding sequence TTGAGCGAGCAGAGCTACCTGCTGAAGGGCGCGACCCTGCCGAGCGGCGCCGGCGCCGACATCCTGATCGAGGCCGGCCGCATCGTGTCGACCACGACCGGCGCGGTCGCTGCGGGCGCCACGGTCGTCGACGCCGCGGGCCTCGTGGCCCTGCCCGGCCTCGTCGACCTGCACACCCACCTCCGCGAGCCCGGCTTCGAGCAGAGCGAGACGGTGCTCACCGGCACTCGCGCCGCCGCGGCCGGCGGCTTCACCGCCGTCTTCGCCATGGCCAACACGCTGCCCGTCTCCGACACCGCGGGCGTCGTCGAGCAGGTGCAGGCCCTCGGCCGCGCCGCCGGCTACGCGACCGTGCGCCCGATCGGCGCCGTCACGGTGGGCCTCGGCGGCGAGCGCCTCAGCGAGATCGGAGCGATGGCCCAGTCGCGCGCCGGCGTGCGGGTCTTCTCCGACGACGGGAAGTGCGTGCACGACTCGCTGCTGATGCGCCGCGCGCTCGAGTACGTCAAGACCTTCGACGGCGTGATCGCCCAGCACGCGCAAGACCCGCGGCTGACCGAGAACGCCCAGATGAACGAGGGCTCCCTGAGCAGCGAGCTGGGCCTCAAGGGCTGGCCCGCCGTCGCCGAGGAGTCCATCATCGCCCGCGACGTGCTGCTCGCCGAGCACGTCGGCGCCCGCCTGCACATCTGCCATCTCTCCACTGCCGGCTCGGTCGACGTGATCCGGTGGGCGAAAGCCCGGGGCATCCAGGTCACCGCCGAGGCGACACCGCACCACCTCCTCCTCACCGAGGAGCTCATCCGCAGCTACGACGCCCGCTACAAGGTGAACCCGCCGCTCCGCCGTGACGAGGACGTGCAGGCGCTCCGCGAGGCGGTCGCCGACGGCACGATCGACATCATCGCCACCGACCACGCCCCGCACCCGCGCGAGGCGAAGGAGTGCGAGTGGGATGCGGCGGCCTTCGGCATGGTCGGCCTCGAGTCGGCCCTGCCCGTGGTGCAGACCGCGCTCGTCGACACCGGGCTGCTCGACTGGGCCGGCGTCGCCCGGGTGCTCTCCCAGGCCCCCGCCGCCATCGGTCGTCTGGAGAGGCACTCCCACGCCTTCGAGGACGGCGCGCCCGCGAACGTCACGCTCGTCGACCCGACCGCCTCGAGCGTGTTCGACCTCGAGCGCCTGCACGGCCGCAGCCAGAACTCGCCCTACCTCGGCGCCACCCTCTCGGGCAGCGTGCGCTGGACCTTCCACGAGGGCTTCGCCACCCTTCGCGACGGTGTGCTGGCTCCCGTGGGCGAAGCGGCCGATGCGGCCGATGCGGCGGTGCGCTGA
- a CDS encoding aspartate carbamoyltransferase catalytic subunit, with translation MRHLLSTKDLSRDEAVRILDIAEDMADVQNREVKKLPTLRGKTVVNLFFEDSTRTRISFEAAAKRLSADVINFSAKGSSVSKGESLKDTAQTLAAMGADGVVIRHHASGAPQVLAQSDWIDAGVVNAGDGTHEHPTQALLDAFTMRRRLHGHASRGRALDGVRVVIVGDILHSRVARSNLWLLETLGAELTFVAPATLVPVGAESWPAAVGFDLDATLAAVRPDVLMMLRIQSERMNAAYFPNAREYARQWGLDDERMGALRPDTIVMHPGPMNRGLEISSGAADSPQSTVLEQVANGVSIRMAVLYLLLSGERGEREALS, from the coding sequence ATGAGACACCTCCTCTCCACCAAAGACCTCAGCCGCGACGAGGCCGTCCGCATCCTCGACATCGCCGAGGACATGGCCGACGTGCAGAACCGCGAGGTCAAGAAGCTGCCGACGCTCCGCGGCAAGACGGTCGTCAACCTCTTCTTCGAGGACTCCACCCGCACCCGCATCTCGTTCGAGGCCGCTGCCAAGCGGCTCTCGGCCGACGTGATCAACTTCTCGGCCAAGGGCTCGAGCGTCTCCAAGGGCGAGAGCCTGAAGGACACCGCGCAGACCCTCGCCGCGATGGGTGCCGACGGTGTCGTCATCCGCCACCACGCCTCGGGAGCGCCCCAGGTGCTCGCGCAGAGCGACTGGATCGACGCGGGCGTCGTGAACGCGGGCGACGGAACGCACGAGCATCCGACCCAGGCCCTGCTCGACGCGTTCACCATGCGCCGCCGGCTGCACGGCCACGCGAGCCGCGGCAGGGCGCTCGACGGAGTTCGCGTCGTCATCGTCGGCGACATCCTGCACTCCCGCGTCGCGCGGTCGAACCTGTGGCTGCTCGAGACCCTCGGGGCCGAGCTGACCTTCGTGGCCCCGGCCACGCTCGTGCCCGTCGGCGCCGAGAGCTGGCCCGCCGCGGTGGGCTTCGATCTCGACGCCACGCTCGCCGCCGTGCGGCCCGACGTGCTGATGATGCTACGCATCCAGAGCGAACGGATGAACGCCGCCTACTTCCCCAACGCCCGCGAGTACGCACGGCAGTGGGGCCTCGACGACGAGCGGATGGGGGCCTTGCGCCCGGATACGATTGTGATGCACCCCGGACCGATGAACCGCGGCCTCGAGATCTCGTCGGGTGCGGCCGATTCCCCGCAGTCGACCGTGCTCGAGCAGGTCGCGAACGGGGTGTCCATCCGGATGGCAGTGCTCTACCTGCTGCTCTCCGGCGAGCGCGGCGAGCGAGAGGCCCTGAGTTGA
- the pyrR gene encoding bifunctional pyr operon transcriptional regulator/uracil phosphoribosyltransferase PyrR codes for MARTVLQQADIARALTRISHEILESNRGADDLVILGIPTRGVILADRIGALIAGIEPGSDPAGMVGALDITMYRDDLAKHPTRTPQPTQVPRQGIDGKTVVLVDDVLYSGRTIRAALDALSDLGRPRAVRLAVLVDRGHRDLPIRADFVGKNLPTSRSERINVRLAGLDATEEVTIEG; via the coding sequence ATGGCACGAACCGTGCTGCAGCAGGCTGACATAGCCCGGGCGTTGACTCGGATCTCGCACGAGATCCTCGAGTCCAACCGGGGAGCGGACGATCTGGTGATCCTCGGGATCCCGACGCGCGGGGTGATCCTCGCCGATCGCATCGGCGCGTTGATCGCCGGCATCGAGCCGGGCAGCGATCCCGCCGGCATGGTGGGCGCTCTCGACATCACGATGTACCGCGACGACCTGGCGAAGCATCCGACCCGAACCCCGCAGCCCACGCAGGTGCCGCGACAGGGCATCGACGGCAAGACGGTCGTGCTCGTCGACGACGTGCTCTACTCCGGCCGCACCATCCGGGCCGCGCTCGACGCGCTCAGCGACCTCGGCCGCCCGCGCGCCGTGCGGCTCGCGGTGCTGGTCGACCGGGGCCACCGCGACCTGCCGATCCGCGCCGACTTCGTGGGCAAGAACCTGCCGACCTCCCGCTCCGAGCGCATCAACGTGCGCCTCGCCGGGCTCGACGCCACCGAAGAGGTGACGATCGAAGGATGA
- a CDS encoding choice-of-anchor I family protein, whose amino-acid sequence MRRRAAFTALASTTLATCTIVAGVAFGPAAANAVLDTDPTAPFSPIVASASDAAIGLNPLGSFSTGVFDESAAEIVQFHGGTKRAFVVNAQAGVAQVLDLSDPSAPERMFDLSTAGVVAADGSTVPATAVANSVAVRADGLVALAVEADPKTADGWLVFFDAAGTGTALGAVRVGALPDMVTFSPDGATALVANEGEPADDYSADPEGTVSIVAVPSTVTAPTQSAVRSAGFHDFEAGGSKPLPEGVRVFGVRVGAVNPVSENLEPEYVTVSGGTAYVSLQEANAIAVVDIASATVTDIHALGYQDFSVTPFDASDKDDAVDITTWPVRGLYQPDAIGSYTVGGESYVVSANEGDSRDWEGYSEEARVEDLDVCAPLAPFVTDAQLGRLKVTTADGFDEAAGCYSSLYAFGGRSFSIWSSDGQQVFDSGSDFEEITAADLPEGAFNSDHTEVAFDSRSDDKGPEPEGLALGEVDGRRYAFIGLERVGGVMVYDITDPAATQFVTYVNNRDFSVADPSASPEALAASGDLGPEGLAFVPAADSPTGAPMLLVGNEVSGTTTAFAVTSDAVPTPIPDPTSTAPAPAPAPAPGAPAPGAAPATPGAELAATGSDAAGFAALATFLVGAGALAAYLTRRLRRRA is encoded by the coding sequence ATGCGCCGCCGCGCCGCCTTCACCGCCCTGGCCAGCACCACGCTGGCCACCTGCACGATCGTCGCGGGGGTCGCCTTCGGGCCCGCCGCAGCCAACGCCGTCCTCGACACCGACCCCACCGCACCGTTCTCCCCCATCGTCGCCTCGGCCTCGGACGCGGCGATCGGCCTGAACCCGCTGGGCAGCTTCTCGACCGGGGTGTTCGACGAGAGCGCCGCCGAGATCGTGCAGTTCCACGGCGGGACCAAGCGCGCCTTCGTGGTGAACGCGCAGGCCGGTGTGGCCCAGGTGCTCGACCTCTCCGACCCTTCGGCGCCCGAGCGGATGTTCGACCTCTCCACCGCCGGTGTGGTCGCCGCAGACGGCTCCACCGTCCCGGCCACCGCCGTCGCCAACTCGGTCGCCGTGCGCGCCGACGGGCTGGTGGCGCTCGCCGTCGAGGCCGACCCGAAGACGGCCGACGGCTGGCTGGTGTTCTTCGACGCGGCCGGCACCGGCACCGCGCTCGGGGCCGTGCGCGTCGGCGCCCTGCCCGACATGGTGACGTTCTCCCCCGACGGCGCCACCGCGCTGGTGGCGAACGAGGGCGAGCCCGCCGACGACTACAGCGCCGACCCGGAGGGCACCGTGTCGATCGTGGCGGTTCCCTCGACCGTGACCGCGCCCACCCAGTCGGCCGTGCGGAGCGCCGGCTTCCACGACTTCGAGGCGGGCGGGTCGAAGCCGCTGCCCGAGGGCGTGCGTGTCTTCGGCGTGCGCGTCGGCGCCGTGAACCCCGTCTCCGAGAACCTCGAGCCCGAGTACGTCACCGTCTCCGGCGGCACGGCGTACGTGTCGCTGCAGGAGGCGAACGCCATCGCCGTCGTCGACATCGCCTCGGCGACGGTCACCGACATCCACGCGCTCGGCTACCAGGACTTCTCGGTCACGCCGTTCGACGCCTCCGACAAGGACGATGCGGTGGACATCACCACCTGGCCGGTGCGCGGTCTGTACCAACCCGACGCGATCGGCAGTTACACCGTCGGCGGGGAGAGCTACGTGGTCTCGGCGAACGAGGGCGACAGCCGCGACTGGGAGGGCTACTCGGAGGAGGCGCGGGTCGAGGACCTCGACGTCTGCGCCCCGCTGGCGCCGTTCGTCACGGACGCGCAGCTCGGCCGCCTCAAGGTCACCACTGCCGACGGCTTCGACGAGGCCGCCGGCTGCTACTCGTCCCTCTACGCCTTTGGCGGACGCTCGTTCTCGATCTGGTCGTCGGACGGGCAGCAGGTGTTCGACTCGGGCTCGGACTTCGAGGAGATCACCGCGGCCGACCTGCCGGAGGGCGCCTTCAACTCCGACCACACCGAGGTCGCGTTCGACTCCCGCAGCGACGACAAGGGGCCGGAGCCCGAGGGCCTCGCCCTCGGCGAGGTGGACGGACGCCGCTATGCCTTCATCGGCCTCGAACGCGTCGGCGGCGTGATGGTCTACGACATCACCGACCCGGCTGCGACGCAGTTCGTCACGTACGTCAACAACCGCGACTTCTCGGTGGCCGACCCGTCCGCGTCCCCGGAGGCACTCGCGGCATCGGGCGACCTCGGCCCCGAGGGCCTCGCCTTCGTCCCGGCCGCCGACTCCCCCACCGGCGCCCCGATGCTCCTCGTCGGCAACGAGGTCTCGGGCACCACGACGGCCTTCGCCGTCACCTCCGACGCCGTGCCGACGCCGATCCCCGACCCGACGTCGACCGCCCCCGCCCCGGCGCCCGCGCCCGCTCCCGGGGCCCCCGCTCCCGGCGCGGCGCCCGCGACTCCTGGCGCGGAGCTCGCGGCGACGGGCTCCGACGCGGCCGGCTTCGCCGCCCTCGCGACGTTCCTCGTCGGCGCGGGAGCCCTCGCGGCCTACCTCACCCGCCGCCTCCGCCGCCGCGCCTGA
- the nusB gene encoding transcription antitermination factor NusB, with amino-acid sequence MSARTKARKRALDILYAADVRQIPITEALAAEAGRAASEPDRQNSWLYAREIVDGVVDRFSEIDETIESYAQGWTIARMPTIDRALLRIGVWEILYNDEVPAGVAIAEAVELAKTLSTDDSGGFVNGVLGKVAQAA; translated from the coding sequence TTGAGCGCACGCACGAAGGCCCGCAAGCGGGCCCTCGACATCCTCTACGCCGCCGACGTGCGGCAGATCCCGATCACCGAGGCCCTCGCGGCCGAGGCGGGCCGGGCCGCGAGCGAGCCCGACCGGCAGAACTCGTGGCTGTACGCCCGTGAGATCGTCGACGGCGTCGTCGACCGCTTCAGCGAGATCGACGAGACCATCGAGAGCTACGCCCAAGGCTGGACGATCGCGCGCATGCCGACGATCGACCGCGCGCTGCTGCGTATCGGCGTCTGGGAGATCCTCTACAACGACGAGGTGCCCGCGGGCGTCGCGATCGCCGAGGCGGTCGAGCTCGCCAAGACGCTCTCGACCGACGACTCGGGCGGCTTCGTGAACGGCGTGCTCGGCAAGGTGGCCCAGGCGGCCTAG
- the efp gene encoding elongation factor P: MASTNDIKNGTVLDIDGQLWNVIEFQHVKPGKGGAFVRTKIKNVRTGKLVDRTFNAGAKIETANVDRRDFQYLYKDGEDFVFMDTSDYDQITIPGTIVGDAANFLLEQQTATIALTDGEPLYVELPASVVLEITYTEPGLQGDRSTGGTKPATVETGYQINVPLFLEIGTKVKVDTRTGDYLGRVN; encoded by the coding sequence ATGGCTTCAACGAACGACATCAAGAACGGCACCGTGCTGGACATCGACGGCCAGCTCTGGAACGTGATCGAGTTCCAGCACGTCAAGCCGGGCAAGGGCGGCGCCTTCGTGCGCACCAAGATCAAGAACGTGCGCACCGGCAAGCTCGTCGACCGCACCTTCAACGCCGGCGCTAAGATCGAGACGGCCAACGTCGACCGTCGCGACTTCCAGTACCTGTACAAGGACGGCGAGGACTTCGTGTTCATGGACACGAGCGACTACGACCAGATCACCATCCCCGGCACGATCGTCGGCGACGCCGCCAACTTCCTGCTCGAGCAGCAGACCGCGACCATCGCTCTCACCGACGGCGAGCCGCTCTACGTCGAGCTCCCCGCCTCGGTCGTGCTCGAGATCACCTACACCGAGCCGGGCCTGCAGGGCGACCGCTCGACCGGTGGCACCAAGCCGGCCACCGTCGAGACCGGCTACCAGATCAACGTCCCGCTGTTCCTCGAGATCGGCACCAAGGTCAAGGTCGACACCCGCACGGGCGACTACCTCGGCCGGGTCAACTAG
- a CDS encoding type II 3-dehydroquinate dehydratase: MSSVLVLNGPNLGRLGSREPDVYGSQDLDSLRQLLETDAAGRLSIDLRQTNDEAELVSWLYEAVDTATPVILNPAAFTHYSYALRDAAALVTKAGVPLIEVHISNPHARETFRHTSVISGIATGVIAGFGFGSYRLALASLLWR; the protein is encoded by the coding sequence ATGTCGTCTGTCCTCGTCCTCAACGGCCCGAACCTCGGGCGTCTCGGCAGCCGCGAACCCGACGTGTACGGGTCGCAGGACCTCGACTCGCTCCGGCAGCTGCTCGAGACCGACGCGGCCGGGCGGCTCTCGATCGACCTGCGGCAGACCAACGACGAGGCCGAGTTGGTGTCGTGGCTGTACGAGGCCGTCGACACGGCGACCCCGGTCATCCTGAACCCGGCGGCGTTCACGCACTACTCGTACGCGCTGCGGGATGCGGCCGCCCTCGTGACGAAGGCCGGGGTGCCGCTGATCGAGGTGCACATCTCGAACCCGCACGCACGCGAGACGTTCCGGCACACGAGCGTGATCTCGGGGATCGCGACCGGGGTGATCGCGGGGTTCGGGTTCGGGTCGTACCGGCTCGCGCTCGCGTCGCTGCTCTGGCGCTGA
- the aroB gene encoding 3-dehydroquinate synthase, producing the protein MSAEPTVIPVIGENGYDVLVGRGILGRVAEGFGPGVKKVLIVHPPTLGQAAASLRESLLDRYEVLLAEIPDAEAGKRIEVASFCWQVLGQADFTRTDAVVGFGGGAVTDLAGFVAATWLRGVTLVQVPTTLLGMVDAAVGGKTGINTNEGKNLVGAFYAPSLVVEDLDTLAPLPRNEMLAGFGEVVKCGFIAEPEILDIIEADVDKATDPTSDELRRLIELSVAVKARVVSSDFKEAGLREILNYGHTLGHAIEHAERYQWRHGAAVAVGMMFAAELGRLTGSLSDEVVDRHRRILTSLTLPTEYPAGRWQTLLATMQRDKKSRGGMLRFIVLDDLARPSVLAGPETSLLFAAYQEIAS; encoded by the coding sequence ATGAGCGCCGAGCCCACCGTCATCCCCGTCATCGGAGAGAACGGCTACGACGTGCTCGTCGGCCGCGGCATCCTGGGGCGGGTCGCCGAGGGCTTCGGCCCCGGGGTGAAGAAGGTGCTGATCGTGCATCCGCCGACCCTCGGCCAGGCGGCCGCGAGCCTGCGCGAGAGTCTGCTCGACCGCTACGAGGTGCTGCTGGCCGAGATCCCGGATGCGGAGGCCGGCAAGCGCATCGAGGTCGCCTCATTCTGCTGGCAGGTGCTCGGGCAGGCCGACTTCACCCGCACGGATGCGGTGGTCGGCTTCGGCGGAGGCGCCGTCACCGACCTGGCCGGGTTCGTCGCCGCGACCTGGCTGCGCGGCGTCACCCTCGTGCAGGTGCCCACCACGCTGCTCGGCATGGTCGACGCGGCCGTGGGCGGCAAGACCGGCATCAACACCAACGAGGGCAAGAACCTCGTGGGCGCCTTCTACGCGCCGTCGCTCGTGGTCGAAGACCTGGACACGCTCGCCCCGCTGCCGCGGAACGAGATGCTCGCCGGCTTCGGGGAGGTCGTGAAGTGCGGGTTCATCGCCGAGCCCGAGATCCTCGACATCATCGAGGCCGACGTCGACAAGGCCACCGACCCCACCTCCGACGAGCTGCGGCGGCTGATCGAGCTGTCGGTCGCCGTCAAGGCGCGGGTCGTGAGCTCGGACTTCAAGGAGGCCGGGCTCCGCGAGATCCTCAACTACGGGCACACCCTCGGCCACGCGATCGAGCACGCCGAGCGGTACCAGTGGCGGCACGGCGCGGCGGTGGCCGTCGGCATGATGTTCGCGGCCGAGCTCGGCCGCCTCACCGGATCGCTGTCGGACGAGGTCGTCGACCGGCACCGGCGCATCCTGACCTCGCTGACGCTGCCGACCGAGTACCCGGCCGGGCGCTGGCAGACGCTGCTCGCCACGATGCAGCGCGACAAGAAGTCGCGCGGCGGGATGCTGCGGTTCATCGTGCTCGACGACCTGGCGCGGCCCTCGGTGCTCGCCGGGCCCGAGACCTCCCTGCTGTTCGCCGCGTACCAAGAGATCGCCTCCTAG